The following proteins come from a genomic window of Pararhodobacter sp.:
- the rimM gene encoding ribosome maturation factor RimM (Essential for efficient processing of 16S rRNA) has translation MSDRVCVGAIAGAFGVRGEVRLKSFCAEAEAIGQYGPLYSEDGTRSFTISLGKPIPNGFSARLGGVSDRDQAEALRGLRLYADRSKLPALPDDEYYHADLIGLTVLDTGGAELGRVSSVQNHGAGDLLEIQRPGKGSALLPFTLAVVPTVDLASGRIIADPPEGLLE, from the coding sequence CGGTGTCCGCGGTGAGGTGCGGCTGAAAAGCTTCTGTGCCGAGGCCGAGGCGATCGGCCAGTATGGCCCGCTTTACTCCGAGGACGGCACCCGCTCCTTCACCATCTCGCTGGGCAAGCCGATTCCCAACGGGTTCTCGGCGCGTTTGGGCGGCGTGAGCGACCGCGATCAGGCCGAGGCTCTGCGCGGCCTGCGCCTCTATGCCGACCGCAGCAAGCTGCCCGCCTTGCCCGACGATGAATATTACCACGCCGACCTGATCGGCCTGACCGTGCTGGATACCGGCGGCGCCGAATTGGGCCGGGTCAGTTCCGTGCAGAACCACGGCGCGGGCGACCTGCTGGAAATCCAGCGTCCCGGCAAGGGCAGCGCGCTGTTGCCCTTCACCCTGGCCGTCGTGCCGACCGTCGATCTGGCGAGCGGCCGCATCATCGCCGACCCGCCCGAGGGGCTGCTGGAATGA